The Tumebacillus sp. BK434 genome segment GGCTTCGTGCTGGCAGCACCGATGGCGTACGCGCTGTCCAAAGGCTTCGTGCCGATCCGCAAGCCGGGCAAACTGCCGCATGAGACCATCTCGGCCGACTACTCGCTGGAGTATGGCAAAGACTCGCTGGAAATCCACAAAGACGCAGTGCAGCCGGGTCAGCGCGTGATCATCGCCGACGACCTTCTCGCGACAGGAGGGACGATCGGAGCGACAATCAAACTGGTGGAAAGCCTCGGCGCGCAAGTGGTCGGCGTGTGTTTCCTGGTTGAGCTGTCGTATCTCAACGGACGGGAGAAGCTGAACGGGTATGACGTCTTCTCACTCGTCCAGTACTAGTCCGGACAAAGTAGCAACGGGGGTGGTTGATCTGGTGGGCATCGGGCGCTTGATCGAGAAGATCAGCAAATATCTATCTCCAGCAGATGTGGCGATGGTTCGCCGCGCCTTTGATATGTCCGAAGAAGCTCACCGGGGTCAGACCCGTTCCTCGGGCGAACCGTACATCATGCATCCGGTTGCTGTTGCCGAGATCTTGGCCGATCTCGAACTGGATGCGGTGACGCTCTCGGCAGCCCTGCTGCATGACGTGGTGGAAGACACGCACGTCACCGAGGAGACGCTCGTCGGGCAATTCGGCCCGGAAGTGGCGACGCTGGTCGACGGCGTCACCAAGCTGGAGCGCATCAAGTTCAACTCCAAAGAAGAGGCGCAGGCGGAGAACCTGCGCAAGATGTTCATGGCGATGGCCAAGGACATCCGCGTCATCCTGATCAAGCTGGCCGACCGGCTGCATAACATG includes the following:
- a CDS encoding adenine phosphoribosyltransferase; its protein translation is MNYKDKIRVISDFPSPGIRFKDITTLLKDGEAFRAAIDEFSKFAAERNADIIAGPESRGFVLAAPMAYALSKGFVPIRKPGKLPHETISADYSLEYGKDSLEIHKDAVQPGQRVIIADDLLATGGTIGATIKLVESLGAQVVGVCFLVELSYLNGREKLNGYDVFSLVQY